The Selenihalanaerobacter shriftii genome has a segment encoding these proteins:
- a CDS encoding GGDEF domain-containing protein: MKKQNLTLNEYIPIETTYYGRKWYFIIVSLGLFLVSHDPQIYDKLFWLILFTLVIGHFISYWFMDKLKQNNDYNILWYFSFIIDLSLVGLFIAYSGGLKSRFIIAYGILMVNAGVVRPNLKEVILNGILGHISFVVTLLLYYKDWTFYITGDFWVECLLISGIFINVALATQVIQQQKCQLEEAKKDVEELASDLQKSNKELEELSYTDETTGIHNHRYFQEQLKDDIERCKRYDYPLSILMLDLDNFKVHNDTFGHPHGDQILAKIAQILKDNIRGNDVAARYGGDEFSIILIHAGEKTALKIGERVRQAVASHKFKGEEELNTTLTTSIGLAVYPQDTDSMCELVNRADQALYKAKAQGKNILKSYSQIRSTNYNGGDQDAKTG, from the coding sequence ATGAAAAAACAGAATTTAACACTAAATGAATATATACCAATTGAAACTACATATTATGGTCGAAAGTGGTATTTTATAATAGTTAGCCTAGGCCTTTTTTTAGTTTCACATGATCCTCAGATATATGATAAGCTCTTTTGGTTAATTCTTTTTACATTGGTAATAGGTCACTTTATATCTTATTGGTTCATGGATAAATTAAAGCAAAATAATGATTATAATATCTTATGGTATTTTTCTTTTATAATAGACTTAAGTCTTGTAGGGTTGTTCATAGCATATTCAGGTGGTTTAAAGAGTCGTTTTATAATAGCTTATGGGATTTTGATGGTTAATGCTGGAGTTGTAAGACCTAATTTAAAAGAAGTGATTTTGAATGGGATTTTAGGACATATCTCTTTTGTAGTTACTCTCTTATTATATTATAAAGATTGGACCTTTTATATTACTGGTGATTTTTGGGTTGAATGTTTATTAATTAGTGGAATATTTATTAATGTTGCATTGGCTACTCAAGTTATTCAACAGCAAAAATGTCAATTAGAAGAGGCTAAAAAGGATGTAGAAGAGTTAGCAAGTGATTTGCAAAAATCGAATAAAGAGTTAGAAGAGCTATCCTATACAGATGAAACAACAGGAATACATAATCACCGGTATTTTCAGGAACAGCTTAAAGATGATATAGAACGTTGTAAACGCTATGATTATCCCTTATCTATCTTAATGCTAGATTTAGATAATTTTAAAGTGCATAATGACACTTTTGGACATCCACACGGAGATCAAATATTGGCTAAAATAGCACAGATTTTAAAAGATAATATCAGAGGAAATGATGTAGCTGCTCGCTATGGTGGAGATGAATTTTCCATTATTTTAATTCATGCAGGAGAAAAGACTGCCTTAAAGATTGGAGAAAGAGTAAGACAAGCAGTAGCAAGCCATAAATTTAAAGGAGAAGAGGAGCTAAATACAACTTTGACTACTTCTATTGGACTAGCTGTTTATCCTCAGGATACAGATTCAATGTGTGAGTTAGTTAATCGAGCGGACCAGGCTCTTTATAAAGCTAAGGCACAAGGGAAGAATATTCTTAAGTCTTATTCACAAATAAGAAGCACTAATTATAATGGTGGTGATCAAGATGCTAAAACAGGCTAA
- a CDS encoding cytochrome c3 family protein — MRRLIIFLFIIILIFNVVPLFASQPKSVGHPLNGCSSCHVPHGAGGDSLWPFAPQLKTKEGTELSSITALCYSCHDGTITNKGKHFFEKDGSTHPIGIKPSNLVNIPDNYSVDSEGRMTCATCHNPHKSNTKNYLRISNKGGALCLSCHQNKGE, encoded by the coding sequence GTGAGGAGATTAATTATATTTTTATTTATAATTATACTTATTTTTAATGTCGTACCTTTATTTGCGAGTCAACCTAAATCTGTAGGTCATCCATTGAATGGTTGTTCAAGTTGTCATGTTCCCCATGGTGCTGGGGGAGATAGTTTATGGCCTTTTGCACCTCAATTGAAGACTAAAGAAGGTACAGAATTATCTTCAATTACTGCTTTATGTTATAGTTGTCATGATGGAACTATTACTAATAAAGGGAAGCATTTCTTTGAAAAGGATGGAAGTACTCATCCGATAGGAATCAAACCATCTAATTTAGTTAATATTCCAGATAATTATTCTGTAGATTCAGAAGGACGAATGACTTGTGCTACTTGTCACAATCCTCATAAGTCTAATACAAAGAATTATTTAAGGATTTCAAATAAAGGTGGAGCTCTTTGTTTATCCTGTCATCAAAATAAAGGGGAATAA
- a CDS encoding NHL repeat-containing protein, with amino-acid sequence MFTYLSQKRVWILGLNVFIISILFSFAGLAEEIPVRHEFNIKMAGNEELNRPADVEVANNGEIFVLDTVNNQIVVYDHQGSFLRKFGDYGDDPGEFKTPLALAINNQDQIYVVDTENHRIQVLDKDGKYLFEFGEEGSAKGELERPIGITIGKQGLVYVTDLKNHRIQVFTQKGKFICQIGEYGRDEGQFKYPVGLITDPESNDLYVIDTLNFRVQMFEQENKNTWKFDETFGQAGNKEGSFARPKDIAIDNQGRIYITDSFLGLVQVLDDDGEFIFKIGGETKKPLFAQALGIFIDNRDNRLYVTDRGHNQIQVYKITDVE; translated from the coding sequence ATGTTTACCTATTTATCTCAAAAACGGGTATGGATCTTAGGCCTAAATGTATTTATCATTTCCATTCTATTTTCATTTGCCGGATTGGCTGAGGAGATACCTGTTAGACATGAGTTTAATATTAAGATGGCTGGAAATGAGGAATTAAATCGCCCAGCAGATGTAGAGGTAGCTAACAATGGTGAAATTTTTGTTTTGGATACTGTCAATAATCAAATAGTAGTTTATGACCACCAAGGAAGCTTTTTAAGGAAATTTGGTGATTATGGAGATGATCCTGGAGAATTTAAAACACCTTTGGCTTTAGCAATCAATAATCAAGATCAGATTTATGTAGTAGATACTGAAAATCATCGGATTCAAGTTTTAGATAAGGACGGGAAATATCTTTTTGAATTTGGTGAAGAGGGTAGCGCTAAAGGTGAACTTGAACGTCCTATTGGGATAACGATTGGTAAGCAAGGACTAGTATATGTCACAGATCTTAAGAATCATCGGATCCAAGTATTTACTCAAAAAGGTAAGTTTATATGTCAAATTGGAGAATATGGGAGAGATGAGGGTCAATTTAAATATCCTGTAGGTTTGATAACAGATCCAGAATCAAATGATTTATATGTTATAGACACTCTTAATTTTCGTGTACAGATGTTTGAACAAGAGAATAAGAATACATGGAAGTTTGATGAGACTTTTGGGCAAGCAGGTAATAAGGAAGGGTCTTTTGCTCGACCTAAAGATATTGCTATCGATAATCAAGGTCGAATATATATTACAGATAGCTTTTTAGGTTTGGTTCAAGTACTTGATGATGATGGAGAATTTATATTTAAGATTGGAGGTGAGACTAAAAAACCATTATTTGCACAGGCGCTTGGGATTTTTATTGATAATAGGGATAATCGTTTATATGTCACTGATCGAGGGCATAACCAAATTCAAGTCTACAAGATTACAGATGTAGAATAG
- a CDS encoding cell division protein FtsA: MNENQDLIFALDIGTRTVVGVVFSQLQDKLIIEDSEILEHQQRSMLDGQIHNVAEVTNQVQKIKTRLEDRLSVKLNQVAIAAAGRALKTVKGEFSIKFEGNKKVTEEDIKTLEFTAVQKAQEDLVAVDEKQSNGYHFVGYSVIRSRLDGMEINHLVGQRGTEIEVELVATFLPRVVVDSLLTVIKQSDLEVEHLTLEPIAASNLLIPQQMHGFNLALVDIGAGTSDIAVTEDGAIIGYAMVPVAGDEITEAICNAYMVDYRTAERIKRSLLDKEVVEIKDILDQKIEIPTQEVLTKIDSKVEHLAELIAEEIMNLNEQEPQAVICFGGGSLSPLLRDKLAQTLEMPINRVGIKSSQDSEQIEGNIEELPVIQAITPLGIGLSSYHNQNQANFLDVKVNGELVHLFTLSEPEISDALLAAEIDLRELEPSLGLALTVEVKDEVKVIPGETGTPGELLLNGEVASLDTQIENEDEIQVEFGEESRQGQGVIEDVVPKLESKEIIINGEPIVLEPKYYLDDELVELDTPLNDRAQIDYREVETVGDVIQQVWDIPLHLLQDKKIRYLINGEEKEYNFSNYQVKLNDKEVNLDTRVSSDDNLFFKKFKKSNQHTLTVKDALENVNINSELKIILNGRELEIPIKGFELLKNGIETTFDTEIVSGDKITYQAGELIIEQVLDHINYNLSERNREKMVLKKNGVEVELDDIVTQGDKIDIYLSKRLANKK, encoded by the coding sequence GTGAATGAGAATCAAGATCTAATCTTTGCTTTAGATATTGGTACTAGAACTGTAGTTGGAGTTGTGTTTAGTCAACTGCAGGATAAATTAATAATAGAGGACTCGGAGATATTGGAACATCAACAACGTTCGATGTTAGATGGACAGATACATAATGTTGCAGAGGTAACTAATCAAGTTCAAAAAATCAAGACAAGGTTAGAAGATAGATTATCAGTAAAATTAAATCAGGTAGCCATTGCTGCTGCAGGTCGAGCTTTAAAGACAGTCAAAGGTGAGTTTAGTATTAAATTTGAAGGTAATAAAAAAGTTACTGAAGAGGATATAAAGACTTTAGAATTTACTGCTGTACAGAAAGCTCAAGAAGATTTAGTGGCAGTGGATGAGAAACAGTCAAATGGGTATCATTTTGTAGGTTATAGTGTAATTCGTAGTCGACTAGATGGAATGGAAATTAATCATTTAGTAGGTCAACGTGGGACTGAAATAGAAGTAGAATTGGTGGCTACATTTCTACCTAGGGTAGTTGTGGATTCTTTATTAACAGTAATTAAACAATCTGATTTAGAAGTGGAGCATTTAACTTTAGAGCCGATTGCTGCTTCCAACCTACTAATTCCTCAGCAAATGCATGGGTTTAATCTTGCGTTAGTAGATATCGGTGCTGGGACTTCAGATATAGCAGTAACCGAAGATGGAGCCATAATAGGTTATGCTATGGTACCAGTAGCTGGAGATGAAATAACTGAAGCTATCTGTAATGCATATATGGTAGATTATCGTACAGCAGAGAGGATTAAAAGGTCATTATTAGATAAAGAAGTAGTTGAAATCAAGGATATTTTGGATCAAAAAATAGAGATCCCTACTCAGGAAGTTTTGACTAAGATTGATTCTAAAGTTGAGCATTTAGCAGAATTAATTGCTGAGGAGATTATGAACTTAAATGAACAGGAGCCCCAAGCAGTTATCTGTTTTGGTGGAGGTAGTCTTTCACCTTTATTGAGAGATAAGTTGGCCCAGACTTTAGAGATGCCGATTAATCGGGTCGGAATTAAGAGTAGTCAAGATTCTGAACAAATTGAAGGAAATATTGAAGAGTTGCCTGTGATTCAAGCCATAACTCCTTTGGGGATTGGATTAAGTAGTTATCATAATCAGAATCAAGCTAATTTTTTAGATGTAAAAGTTAATGGAGAGTTGGTTCACCTCTTTACTCTATCTGAACCTGAAATATCTGATGCTCTCTTAGCAGCTGAGATTGATCTTAGAGAATTAGAACCATCTCTTGGATTAGCTTTGACTGTAGAGGTAAAGGATGAAGTAAAAGTAATCCCTGGAGAAACGGGAACTCCTGGAGAGCTTTTACTTAATGGAGAAGTAGCAAGCTTAGATACACAAATTGAAAATGAAGATGAAATTCAAGTCGAATTTGGAGAAGAGAGTCGTCAAGGGCAGGGCGTTATAGAAGATGTAGTGCCAAAGTTAGAATCTAAAGAAATAATTATCAACGGTGAGCCGATAGTATTAGAACCCAAGTATTATTTAGATGATGAATTAGTTGAGCTAGACACGCCTCTTAATGACCGTGCTCAAATAGATTATAGAGAAGTTGAGACTGTTGGGGATGTTATTCAGCAAGTTTGGGATATTCCTCTTCATCTACTTCAAGATAAGAAGATAAGATATTTAATTAATGGAGAAGAAAAAGAATATAACTTTAGTAATTATCAAGTAAAATTAAATGATAAAGAAGTTAATTTGGATACGAGAGTTAGTTCAGACGATAATTTATTTTTTAAAAAATTTAAAAAATCTAATCAGCATACTTTAACAGTAAAAGATGCTTTAGAAAATGTTAATATTAATTCTGAATTAAAGATTATACTAAATGGCAGGGAATTAGAGATTCCTATTAAAGGGTTTGAGTTACTAAAGAATGGTATAGAAACGACTTTTGATACGGAAATTGTTTCTGGAGATAAAATTACTTATCAAGCAGGAGAGTTGATAATTGAACAGGTTTTAGACCATATTAATTATAATCTATCAGAGCGCAATAGAGAAAAGATGGTACTTAAAAAGAATGGAGTAGAAGTTGAATTAGATGATATAGTAACTCAGGGTGATAAAATAGATATTTATTTATCTAAGCGATTAGCTAATAAAAAATAG
- the hcp gene encoding hydroxylamine reductase, producing the protein MFCYQCEQTPSGGCTKVGVCGKNEDIASLQDTVIFGLKGVAAYANHARELGYTDPEVNATLEKGLYSTLTNVNFNLEEHIDLALEVGEATVKVMDLLDKAHTDGLGTPEPVEVSQNQAEGKCILVTGHNLHALKELLEQSEGKGVNIYTHSEMLPAHGYPELNKYDHLKGNLGKSWTDQRKLFEEFPGAILGTTNCVMPIRGGYADRFFSYDLTGLEGVTKIEDDDFTPLIERALELPEGNMNSDETLTTGFHHETVLNIAPEIIDAVKEGKISRFFVIAGCDAPGSGGEYYRELATSLPEDCVILTTSCGKFRFNDVDYGTVPGTDIPRYIDLGQCNNSGSAVKIAVALAEAFDCGVNDLPLSIVLSWFEQKAVSILLGLFSLGVKDIYVGPKPPEFLSGNVVGVLQDNFNLQLTGDPQEDLKKMLG; encoded by the coding sequence ATGTTCTGTTATCAATGTGAGCAGACTCCTTCTGGAGGATGTACAAAGGTTGGGGTTTGTGGTAAGAATGAAGATATTGCTAGTTTACAAGATACTGTTATCTTTGGGTTAAAAGGAGTTGCTGCTTACGCTAATCATGCTAGAGAATTAGGTTATACTGACCCAGAAGTTAATGCTACTCTTGAAAAAGGGTTATACTCTACTTTAACAAATGTTAACTTTAATTTAGAAGAGCATATTGATTTAGCATTAGAAGTAGGAGAAGCAACAGTTAAAGTAATGGATTTATTAGATAAAGCTCATACTGATGGTTTAGGAACACCTGAACCAGTAGAGGTATCACAAAATCAAGCAGAAGGTAAATGTATTTTAGTTACAGGACACAACTTACATGCTCTAAAAGAATTATTAGAACAGAGTGAAGGTAAAGGAGTTAATATTTATACTCACTCTGAAATGTTACCAGCACATGGTTATCCAGAATTAAATAAGTATGACCACTTAAAAGGTAATTTAGGTAAGTCGTGGACTGACCAACGAAAGTTATTTGAAGAGTTCCCAGGAGCTATCTTAGGAACTACTAACTGTGTTATGCCGATCAGAGGAGGTTATGCTGATAGATTCTTCTCTTATGATTTAACAGGTTTAGAGGGAGTAACTAAGATTGAAGATGATGACTTCACTCCATTAATCGAAAGAGCATTGGAATTACCAGAAGGTAATATGAATTCTGATGAAACATTGACGACTGGATTCCATCATGAAACTGTATTAAATATTGCTCCTGAGATTATAGATGCAGTTAAAGAAGGTAAGATTAGTAGATTCTTCGTAATTGCTGGATGTGACGCACCAGGTTCTGGTGGAGAGTACTATAGAGAATTAGCTACTTCATTACCAGAGGATTGTGTAATCTTAACAACATCTTGTGGTAAGTTCAGATTTAATGATGTTGATTACGGAACTGTTCCAGGTACAGATATCCCACGATATATTGATCTAGGACAGTGTAATAATTCAGGTTCTGCTGTTAAGATAGCAGTAGCTTTAGCAGAAGCTTTTGACTGTGGAGTAAATGATTTACCATTAAGTATTGTGCTATCTTGGTTTGAACAGAAAGCAGTATCAATTTTATTAGGATTATTCAGTTTAGGTGTTAAAGATATCTATGTTGGACCTAAACCACCTGAATTCTTATCAGGTAATGTTGTAGGAGTATTACAAGATAACTTCAATTTACAATTAACAGGAGATCCACAAGAAGATCTTAAGAAAATGTTAGGCTAA
- the rlmH gene encoding 23S rRNA (pseudouridine(1915)-N(3))-methyltransferase RlmH translates to MKINVIALGKLKSDYIQAGAAEFIKRLSRYADLNIIELRDERIGSNLSNAEKDQIKKKEAKKIKEKVSNTSYSIALDPQGKHMTSPGLAKSIGNLQVQGYSEIDFIIGGALGLHKDINKLADYVLSFSNMTFTHEMIRLLLLEQIYRAFKIMRGEEYHR, encoded by the coding sequence ATGAAGATTAATGTGATAGCACTGGGAAAATTAAAAAGTGACTATATTCAAGCTGGAGCAGCTGAATTTATTAAAAGATTAAGTAGGTATGCTGATTTAAATATTATTGAATTAAGAGATGAAAGAATAGGTAGTAATCTTAGTAATGCTGAAAAAGATCAGATTAAAAAGAAAGAAGCAAAAAAGATTAAAGAGAAAGTGAGTAATACCTCATATAGTATTGCTTTGGATCCACAAGGAAAGCATATGACTTCGCCAGGATTAGCTAAGTCTATTGGCAATCTGCAGGTTCAAGGATATAGTGAGATAGATTTTATAATCGGAGGGGCTCTAGGATTACATAAAGATATTAATAAGTTAGCTGATTATGTACTTTCTTTTTCTAATATGACATTTACTCATGAAATGATTAGGTTACTTTTATTAGAACAGATATATAGGGCATTTAAGATTATGCGAGGAGAAGAATATCACCGGTAA
- a CDS encoding S1C family serine protease — MSPFFDDNDHTSKWYSYFVVAIVGIIVGSSLVTILVSGLFANEEKQNFQARPQVQKPEGTSQGSTKNSNSIVNVVNQVGPAIVKITTVEQRLTYDFFYGPKKELVKGEGSGVIFSKKGYILTNNHVVEGADQIKVLLSKANKEQREITGKVIGRDPITDLAVVKIKGRDDLPIAQLGNSDKLQVGQLVIAIGNPFGFSNTVTTGVVSAIGRKLEIQQGTELTDMIQTDAAINPGNSGGALLNKDGKVIGINTAIIQGAQGIGFAIPINTVQEIAEELINEGKIIRPWLGIYGVTINKSLARQYSLPRDSGVFIARVVNASPSDKSGLRKGDIITEINGVKIESMNRLRKKLKEFNVNQKIKVALYRDKKLKVIKVELDSRPAPK; from the coding sequence ATGAGTCCATTTTTTGATGATAATGATCATACTTCTAAATGGTATTCTTATTTTGTGGTGGCTATAGTTGGAATTATAGTGGGGTCATCCTTGGTAACAATTTTAGTATCGGGTTTATTTGCTAATGAAGAGAAGCAAAATTTTCAGGCTAGGCCTCAGGTTCAGAAGCCAGAAGGCACATCACAGGGTAGTACTAAAAACAGTAATTCTATAGTTAATGTTGTTAATCAGGTCGGTCCAGCTATAGTTAAGATTACTACAGTAGAACAGAGATTAACCTATGATTTCTTTTATGGTCCTAAAAAAGAACTTGTAAAAGGTGAAGGATCAGGAGTGATTTTTAGTAAAAAAGGTTATATATTGACTAATAATCATGTTGTAGAAGGTGCTGACCAAATTAAAGTCTTATTGTCTAAAGCAAATAAAGAGCAAAGAGAAATTACAGGAAAAGTAATAGGTAGAGATCCAATTACTGATTTAGCAGTGGTCAAAATCAAAGGTAGAGATGATTTACCGATAGCCCAGTTAGGTAATTCTGATAAATTACAAGTTGGGCAGTTAGTTATTGCTATAGGGAATCCTTTTGGTTTTTCAAATACAGTAACTACTGGTGTAGTTAGTGCTATAGGTAGGAAGCTAGAAATTCAGCAAGGAACAGAATTGACTGACATGATTCAAACAGATGCTGCTATTAACCCTGGAAATAGCGGTGGAGCTTTATTAAATAAAGATGGTAAAGTTATAGGGATTAATACTGCTATTATTCAAGGAGCTCAAGGAATAGGCTTTGCAATTCCTATTAATACTGTCCAAGAGATTGCAGAAGAATTAATTAATGAAGGAAAGATTATTAGGCCGTGGTTAGGGATTTATGGAGTAACGATTAATAAAAGCTTAGCTAGACAATATAGTCTACCACGAGATTCAGGAGTTTTTATTGCTCGGGTAGTAAATGCAAGTCCTTCAGATAAGAGTGGATTACGTAAAGGTGACATAATTACAGAAATTAATGGTGTTAAAATTGAATCTATGAATAGATTGCGTAAGAAGTTAAAAGAATTTAATGTAAATCAAAAGATAAAGGTAGCTTTATATAGAGACAAGAAATTAAAAGTTATAAAAGTAGAATTAGATTCAAGGCCAGCTCCTAAATAA
- a CDS encoding MBL fold metallo-hydrolase — translation MIKIALEVCSLASGSSGNSIFIASNKKKILIDAGLSGKRVSERLAEINVVGEDLDAIFITHEHKDHIKGVGILSRRFNLPIYATEKTWSAAEKDLGKIKSKNRCLIDKTGLEIGGLEINSFSTPHDAVDPVGYTIKNKGKKIALATDIGCMTQEIIDNLIGSEMVILESNHDLEMLKAGPYPWHLKKRIMGNEGHLSNDDAAATVVELVENSVKCILLAHLSKDNNVPELAHLTIKNMVVDAGMELGRDLELGFAGREQVSRLFKVG, via the coding sequence ATGATTAAGATTGCCTTAGAAGTCTGTTCATTAGCTAGCGGTAGTTCAGGTAATTCTATATTTATTGCTTCTAATAAAAAGAAGATTTTAATAGATGCAGGATTGAGTGGGAAAAGAGTCTCGGAGAGGTTAGCTGAAATAAATGTAGTAGGAGAAGATTTAGATGCTATCTTTATTACCCATGAGCATAAAGACCATATTAAAGGAGTAGGGATTCTTTCCCGGAGATTTAATCTTCCTATTTATGCTACAGAAAAGACTTGGTCAGCAGCAGAAAAGGATTTAGGAAAGATAAAATCAAAGAATAGATGCTTAATTGATAAAACAGGATTAGAAATAGGGGGTTTAGAAATTAATTCTTTTAGTACTCCCCATGATGCCGTAGATCCTGTTGGTTATACAATTAAAAATAAAGGTAAAAAAATAGCTCTTGCTACAGATATTGGTTGTATGACCCAGGAAATCATTGACAATCTAATAGGCTCTGAAATGGTTATTTTAGAATCTAATCATGATTTAGAAATGTTAAAGGCAGGACCTTATCCATGGCATTTAAAGAAAAGGATTATGGGCAACGAGGGACATCTATCTAATGATGATGCAGCGGCAACAGTAGTTGAACTAGTAGAAAATTCAGTAAAATGTATATTGTTAGCTCACCTTAGCAAAGATAATAATGTGCCAGAATTAGCTCACTTAACAATTAAAAATATGGTGGTCGATGCAGGAATGGAGTTAGGAAGAGATCTTGAATTAGGTTTTGCAGGTCGAGAGCAAGTGAGTAGATTATTTAAAGTAGGTTAG
- a CDS encoding CheR family methyltransferase, protein MTLSFEKFRDKASRKVNIDLSSYKMKRVKRRINSLMDKHNIADYDQCLNELKTNSKFKKAFLNHFTINTSEFFRNPKNFKFLQEKIFPELLAEKRKIKIWSAPCSDGSEPYTLAIILNELNINPNRFEIQATDVDRQIIQKAKKGVYNHNSVKKVEPKILNKYFSEEDDKYILDPKIKHQVRFKHHNLLTDNYGSQWDLILCRNVFIYFTKEIKDEVTQKLTNALRKDGYLFLGNTEYLLQPDSFGLEKEYASFYKRKT, encoded by the coding sequence ATGACACTTAGTTTTGAAAAATTTAGGGATAAAGCTTCTAGAAAAGTAAATATCGATCTGAGTAGCTATAAAATGAAAAGGGTTAAAAGACGTATCAATAGTCTAATGGATAAGCATAATATTGCAGATTATGACCAATGTTTAAATGAATTAAAGACAAACTCTAAATTTAAAAAAGCTTTTTTAAATCACTTTACAATTAATACTTCCGAATTCTTTCGTAATCCTAAAAACTTTAAGTTTTTACAAGAAAAGATATTTCCCGAATTATTAGCAGAAAAAAGGAAGATTAAAATCTGGAGCGCACCTTGTTCCGATGGATCTGAACCTTATACCTTAGCCATCATATTAAATGAATTAAATATCAACCCTAATAGATTCGAAATTCAAGCTACAGATGTTGACCGCCAAATCATACAGAAAGCCAAAAAAGGAGTATATAATCATAACTCAGTTAAAAAGGTAGAACCTAAAATTCTTAATAAATATTTTTCTGAAGAAGATGACAAGTATATCCTAGATCCTAAAATTAAACATCAAGTTCGATTCAAACATCATAATCTTTTAACTGACAATTATGGTTCTCAATGGGATCTAATTCTTTGCCGTAATGTATTTATCTACTTTACTAAAGAGATTAAAGATGAAGTTACCCAGAAATTGACGAACGCTTTACGAAAAGATGGTTATCTCTTCCTTGGTAATACTGAATATCTCTTGCAACCAGATAGTTTTGGCTTAGAAAAAGAATATGCTTCCTTCTATAAAAGAAAAACTTAA